From Pleurocapsa sp. PCC 7319:
TGAACAGTTTATACTCTAGCAATAACTGATTGTACCTTCTACGAATTTCCTTAGGAATCAATTAGGGGAGCAACACAAATACCTGTCTAATTGACATCAGACGTTTCAACTGATGTATTAAGAACATTATTTTATACTTTTCGGGTGAAACCCTGTCGGCGATCGCTATTGACTAAATATTCAAAGAATTTTATCTGAATGAAGTTCTCCAACATTGGCAAAAAGATTTCCCCAAATTAGCCAGCTACAACCGTTTTCTAGAGCTTATTCCTTTTGATGGATTAATTGTCTATACCTATCATCCAATCAAACCTTCTCTTGATTTGGTGGACAAAAGCTTACCTGCTCTGCCTCCTGCTATATTTTAGGTTCATCGAGCTCACGTTGTACTACTTTGTAATTATCCTTCGTCGGTACTAATAATTTTGGGTACACGGAAAAACTCTCCTTGTTGTTCTGGAGCAGCTTTTAATAACTCTTCTTTAGCGGGAAAAGGAGATAACTTATCAGCACGGGTAATATTACTAGTTTCAATCGCTCTTGTCGTTGGCGGAACATCACTAGTATCTAATTCACTCAACTGCTCGAAATATTCCAAGATACTGTTGAGCTGAATAGTAAATGCCACTTCTTCCTCTTCGGTAATATTTAGTCTAGCTAG
This genomic window contains:
- the gatC gene encoding Asp-tRNA(Asn)/Glu-tRNA(Gln) amidotransferase subunit GatC, which codes for MIDREEVRKVANLARLNITEEEEVAFTIQLNSILEYFEQLSELDTSDVPPTTRAIETSNITRADKLSPFPAKEELLKAAPEQQGEFFRVPKIISTDEG